From a single Silene latifolia isolate original U9 population chromosome 6, ASM4854445v1, whole genome shotgun sequence genomic region:
- the LOC141587578 gene encoding F-box/kelch-repeat protein At3g23880-like, translating to MLKKMKNGRKKAKSSSSESNYLPPEVWTLILLPLPAKTLLKFRCVCKYWCSIIDDRDFIDMHLQLCHINSGNNKLLLILEWLGCDGDEKWWLTLLDSKTLQNTSRIFWESAFYSYYIIGSCNGLLLLVQHDEYGNKEELRLWNPCIRKSLILPTCPLPWYLFGTRFLLGYTSDCKDYKVVAFAFENAQVIVPEKIQFAVYTLRDQLWTVNTTTTSISMLELSSLSTAVFFRGEAYWLANNDKQRSGLLTHLGSFNFDKERIAFLELPISLDKTSSLRFLFILGESLAVFTISKVSSSIWVLEQDNIKRPWTLWFSGESSWNGYALFKLCYSKHEKVLYCESDGGYFVYTNKTYNIASCQVREFNKNMSSYSQLERYSESLVLSKGYGSCNLRVFP from the coding sequence ATGCTGAAGAAAATGAAGAATGGAAGAAAGAAGGCGAAATCATCATCTTCAGAATCCAACTACTTACCACCCGAAGTTTGGACACTGATTTTGTTACCATTGCCGGCCAAAACCCTATTAAAATTCAGGTGCGTATGTAAATATTGGTGCTCCATTATTGATGATCGTGATTTCATTGACATGCATTTGCAACTTTGCCATATAAATTCTGGCAATAATAAGTTATTGCTAATCCTCGAGTGGTTGGGATGCGATGGAGATGAAAAGTGGTGGTTAACCCTTCTTGACTCTAAAACTCTTCAAAATACCAGTCGTATTTTTTGGGAATCTGCTTTCTACTCGTACTATATTATAGGTAGCTGTAATGGGTTGCTTTTACTAGTACAACATGATGAATATGGTAACAAAGAAGAATTGAGATTGTGGAACCCTTGTATTCGCAAATCGTTGATACTTCCTACTTGCCCACTTCCCTGGTATTTATTCGGTACTAGGTTTTTGTTAGGGTACACCTCTGATTGTAAGGATTATAAAGTGGTTGCGTTTGCATTTGAAAATGCTCAGGTTATAGTGCCTGAAAAGATACAGTTTGCAGTTTATACACTCCGCGATCAACTATGGACCGTCAACACTACTACTACGTCTATTAGTATGCTAGAGCTTTCTTCTTTGTCTACTGCTGTTTTCTTTCGAGGAGAGGCATACTGGCTTGCAAATAATGATAAACAAAGGAGTGGATTATTAACTCATCTTGGTTCCTTTAACTTCGATAAGGAAAGAATCGCCTTTTTGGAACTGCCAATTAGTTTGGACAAAACAAGCTCCTTGAGGTTTCTGTTTATTCTTGGGGAGTCGCTAGCGGTTTTCACTATTTCTAAGGTAAGTTCCAGCATATGGGTGCTAGAACAGGACAACATAAAGCGGCCTTGGACTTTATGGTTTTCGGGGGAATCAAGTTGGAATGGTTATGCATTATTTAAGTTGTGCTATAGTAAACATGAAAAGGTGTTGTATTGTGAGAGTGATGGCGGCTATTTTGTGTATACAAACAAGACTTATAATATAGCAAGTTGCCAAGTGCGGGAGTTCAATAAAAATATGAGCTCCTATTCACAACTGGAAAGGTATTCGGAGAGTTTGGTGTTGTCCAAAGGATATGGATCCTGCAATTTGAGAGTTTTCCCATGA
- the LOC141587576 gene encoding F-box/kelch-repeat protein At3g06240-like — protein sequence MKRSKNPTTSSKFLPPEVWNQILSKFPAKTLLKFRCVCKYWRSIIDNPNFVQIHFQHSQINSENNRLLVALEGMGCAGDQGYLLTVRDAQTLGIFDRIFRTHSYKYRIITSCNGLLLVAQFRYNYNQEEELRLWNPCIRKSLILPTCPFRPYSLDGLNCYLFGIAPRSKDYKVVAFKFKVDDTLGEEGKKMLLAVYTLSNRQWTVRNDPVNFTNLNIISMDGLFCNLSTAVFFRGATYWLGNNDKQRRLLTHLCSFDFDTESITCLELSFSLDEKCSILFLFLLGESLAIFRISPITCSIWVLDQDNEKGPWTLRFSGKSSWDGFKVFNLCYVKCRKVLYCETDGGYFVCGNEAYNVASGEVEPLKISMSSHFYLETYSESLALSTGYGSRDLRSFP from the coding sequence ATGAAGAGAAGTAAAAATCCCACTACGTCATCCAAATTTTTACCACCTGAAGTTTGGAATCAGATCTTGTCAAAATTTCCGGCGAAAACCCTATTAAAATTCAGGTGCGTATGTAAATACTGGCGTTCCATTATTGATAACCCTAATTTCGTTCAAAttcatttccaacattcccaaatCAATTCTGAAAATAATAGATTATTAGTAGCCCTCGAGGGTATGGGATGCGCTGGCGATCAAGGGTATTTATTGACAGTTCGCGATGCTCAAACTCTTGGTATATTCGATCGTATTTTTAGAACACATTCGTACAAGTACCGTATTATAACTAGCTGTAATGGGTTGCTTTTAGTAGCTCAATTTAGATATAATTATAACCAGGAGGAAGAATTGAGATTGTGGAACCCTTGTATTCGCAAATCGTTGATACTTCCCACTTGCCCATTTCGCCCCTATTCCCTCGACGGCCTTAATTGCTATTTGTTTGGGATTGCGCCTCGTAGTAAGGATTATAAAGTCGTTGCGTTTAAGTTTAAAGTTGATGATACTTTGGGTGAAGAGGGTAAAAAAATGTTACTTGCAGTTTATACTCTCAGTAATCGACAATGGACTGTCAGAAATGATCCCGTCAATTTCACTAATCTCAACATTATTAGTATGGATGGGCTGTTTTGTAATTTATCAACTGCTGTTTTCTTTCGAGGGGCAACATACTGGCTTGGAAATAATGATAAGCAAAGGAGATTATTAACTCATCTTTGTTCCTTTGACTTTGATACGGAAAGTATAACCTGTTTGGAACTTTCTTTTAGCTTGGATGAAAAATGCTCCATTCTGTTTCTGTTTCTTCTTGGGGAATCACTAGCTATATTCCGTATTTCTCCGATAACTTGCAGCATATGGGTGCTAGATCAGGACAACGAAAAGGGGCCATGGACTCTACGATTTTCAGGAAAATCAAGTTGGGATGGTTTTAAGGTATTCAATTTGTGCTATGTAAAATGTCGAAAGGTGCTCTATTGTGAGACTGATGGTGGCTATTTTGTTTGCGGGAACGAGGCTTATAATGTAGCTAGTGGCGAAGTGGAGCCGCTGAAAATATCAATGAGTTCTCATTTTTACTTGGAAACGTATTCAGAGAGCTTGGCGTTGTCCACAGGATACGGATCCCGTGATTTAAGGTCCTTCCCATGA
- the LOC141586454 gene encoding putative protein phosphatase 2C 23 isoform X2 encodes MDDHTMLAFFLGVLRKCKIALLFRMTRDEHPDDCFAVSNDRVKGSFKVTRAFGTGFLKQKKWNDALLDMFRIAYVGNSLYLNCLPFLCHHRLGTKDQFLILSSDGLYQYFANEEAISVVEHFISLSPEADPAQHLVEKLLLCAAKRAGLDFYELLEIPQGDRCGYHDDVSIIVISLEGRI; translated from the exons ATGGATGATCATACAATGTTGGCATTCTTCCTCGGCGTATTGAG GAAGTGCAAAATTGCTTTGCTGTTTCGAATGACCAGAGATGAGCATCCTGATGATTGCTTTGCTGTTTCAAATGATCGTGTCAAAGGCTCGTTTAAGGTCACTCGAGCTTTTGGTACTGGTTTTCTCAAGCAG AAAAAGTGGAATGATGCACTTTTAGATATGTTCCGAATTGCCTATGTCGGGAATTCACTATACCTTAACTGCCTACCGTTCCTATGCCACCATAGATTAGGAACAAAAGACCAGTTCTTGATATTGTCATCAGACGGTCTTTATCAGTACTTCGCAAATGAAGAGGCTATTTCAGTGGTAGAGCACTTCATCTCATTGTCGCCGGAAGCCGATCCAGCTCAACATTTGGTTGAGAAACTTTTGTTGTGTGCAGCGAAAAGAGCTG GTTTGGATTTCTACGAGTTGCTAGAAATACCGCAAGGAGATCGATGCGGATATCACGATGATGTCTCCATTATTGTCATCTCTTTGGAAGGAAGGATATGA
- the LOC141587577 gene encoding putative E3 ubiquitin-protein ligase ARI5, with amino-acid sequence MYSEDEDIYSEDEDIYSEDEDNYDTDREFDTSDFAADAIFQKSYRVLSEADVRELLDNVVGHVSSALCISLDEAIKVLYHYNWKDSLLLDEWFSNEERVRQNVGLPTNHALFSCSGQLTACGICFDSFPLDNHHFYPTVCGHIYCVTCWKNYLSISIKDGPGCLSLRCPDPACHAAVVGQDMVDKLASDDERKKHAHYLFRSYVEENKKMKWCPGPGCENAVEFEIGSEGIYNVTCLCSHAFCWNCIEEDHRPVDCDTVANWTLKNTSQYENTNWIVSNSKPCPKCKRPIQKNQGCMHMTCSKPCLYEFCWLCLEPWSNHSKKTGGYYRCNIYKAAKRRGKYDEEEEERKMAENNLKKYIHYYERWVSNHNSRQRAIDDLRKTKTDLNKLSDKFKVTDIELVFMIKAWEQIIECRRVLKWTYAYGFYLHEDLVGKKTLFEYLQGQAEACLERLHQCVEQELSVFQGDRKVESDKKEKLEAELRALRLKLTDLTTVTRSYFDNLVRALVNDLSEVKSTCKKKYLKQTNEKRHKERYFNRIVRSQR; translated from the exons ATGTATTCTGAAGACGAAGATATATATTCTGAAGACGAAGATATATACTCTGAAGACGAAGACAACTATGACACTGACCGCGAATTCGACACCAGCGACTTTGCAGCGGATGCCATCTTCCAGAAAAGTTACAGAGTCTTGTCGGAGGCTGACGTCCGAGAGCTCCTAGACAATGTAGTTGGACATGTTTCCTCTGCTCTTTGTATTTCCCTAGACGAAGCAATCAAAGTGCTTTACCACTATAACTGGAAGGACTCGTTGCTGCTCGATGAGTGGTTCTCCAATGAAGAACGGGTTCGACAGAATGTCGGCTTGCCAACCAACCATGCCCTGTTCAGCTGTTCAGGACAATTGACTGCTTGTGGGATTTGCTTCGACTCGTTTCCTCTTGATAATCACCACTTTTATCCCACAGTGTGTGGGCATATCTATTGTGTAACATGTTGGAAAAATTACCTTAGTATATCGATAAAAGACGGCCCTGGATGTTTGTCATTGAGATGCCCTGATCCTGCGTGCCATGCTGCTGTTGTCGGTCAGGACATGGTCGATAAACTTGCATCAGATGACGAGAGAAAAAAACATGCGCATTATTTATTTCGGTCATATGTCGAAGAAAACAAGAAGATGAAGTGGTGTCCAGGTCCCGGATGTGAGAATGCCGTGGAATTCGAGATTGGAAGCGAGGGCATTTATAATGTTACCTGCCTTTGTTCACATGCTTTCTGTTGGAACTGTATCGAGGAGGACCACCGGCCCGTGGATTGTGACACAGTGGCAAACTGGACCCTGAAGAACACGTCGCAATATGAAAATACAAACTGGATTGTTTCCAACTCAAAGCCGTGTCCAAAGTGCAAGCGCCCGATCCAGAAGAACCAAGGTTGTATGCATATGACATGCAGCAAGCCCTGCCTCTATGAATTCTGCTGGCTATGCCTTGAACCATGGTCGAACCACAGTAAAAAAACCGGCGGCTACTATCGATGTAATATATACAAGGCTGCAAAACGACGTGGCAagtatgatgaagaagaagaagaaagaaaaatggcggaaaataatttaaagaaatacaTACATTATTATGAAAGATGGGTAAGTAACCATAATTCAAGACAAAGGGCTATTGACGATTTGCGCAAGACGAAAACTGATTTAAATAAGCTTAGTGACAAGTTTAAAGTTACCGATATTGAACTCGTGTTTATGATAAAAGCTTGGGAACAAATTATAGAGTGCAGGCGAGTTTTAAAGTGGACTTATGCATATGGCTTTTATTTACATGAGGATTTAGTTGGCAAAAAAACCTTGTTCGAGTACTTACAAGGTCAAGCCGAGGCTTGTCTTGAGAGGCTTCATCAATGTGTAGAACAGGAGCTATCGGTTTTCCAA GGAGATCGAAAGGTAGAGTCAGACAAGAAAGAGAAGCTAGAAGCGGAACTTAGAGCATTACGACTCAAGCTGACTGATCTAACTACTGTGACACGGTCATATTTTGACAATTTGGTTAGGGCACTGGTGAATGATTTGTCGGAAGTTAAATCAACATGTAAGAAGAAGTACTTGAAGCAGACAAACGAAAAACGACATAAGGAGAGGTATTTCAATAGAATCGTTAGATCACAAAGGTAA
- the LOC141586454 gene encoding putative protein phosphatase 2C 23 isoform X1 gives MDFAEKVCIHNRPSHSRLHACSSETRNVLIKGRRCKPILATRIMDDHTMLAFFLGVLRKCKIALLFRMTRDEHPDDCFAVSNDRVKGSFKVTRAFGTGFLKQKKWNDALLDMFRIAYVGNSLYLNCLPFLCHHRLGTKDQFLILSSDGLYQYFANEEAISVVEHFISLSPEADPAQHLVEKLLLCAAKRAGLDFYELLEIPQGDRCGYHDDVSIIVISLEGRI, from the exons ATGGACTTTGCTGAGAAGGTGTGCATACATAATCGCCCATCTCATTCCAGACTGCACGCCTGTTCTTCTGAAACTAGAAATG TATTAATCAAGGGAAGGAGATGCAAGCCTATCCTTGCCACGAGAATTATGGATGATCATACAATGTTGGCATTCTTCCTCGGCGTATTGAG GAAGTGCAAAATTGCTTTGCTGTTTCGAATGACCAGAGATGAGCATCCTGATGATTGCTTTGCTGTTTCAAATGATCGTGTCAAAGGCTCGTTTAAGGTCACTCGAGCTTTTGGTACTGGTTTTCTCAAGCAG AAAAAGTGGAATGATGCACTTTTAGATATGTTCCGAATTGCCTATGTCGGGAATTCACTATACCTTAACTGCCTACCGTTCCTATGCCACCATAGATTAGGAACAAAAGACCAGTTCTTGATATTGTCATCAGACGGTCTTTATCAGTACTTCGCAAATGAAGAGGCTATTTCAGTGGTAGAGCACTTCATCTCATTGTCGCCGGAAGCCGATCCAGCTCAACATTTGGTTGAGAAACTTTTGTTGTGTGCAGCGAAAAGAGCTG GTTTGGATTTCTACGAGTTGCTAGAAATACCGCAAGGAGATCGATGCGGATATCACGATGATGTCTCCATTATTGTCATCTCTTTGGAAGGAAGGATATGA
- the LOC141587575 gene encoding uncharacterized protein LOC141587575 yields MAIENNYNKIDDEDNNNDDNLDMNENDSDGNNDGFDVGGVKNDVENGSHMKNIFYMFDPRNWDSLNFDMIKILAKKRKANPKSQLANDSLSDWSHICVRLKQYEMGIEHIINMTAWYNLRERIEKSQTIDKKTNSALDKEKEHWKKVLERIIFVVVYLATHNLAFRGSNGKLYQKSNENFLGLIEMLARFDPIIQEHVHRITNDTIHSHYLGHNIQNELLLLVASAIKSEIIKSVKEAKYFSVILDCTPDVSHQEQMSLILRYVDVSSSCVCIKESFLGFLSVNDTTRQGLFDVLLNELKSLDLDVNDCVIWQIVVVKLKTFFAAKFQIAEVCDALFQVGETDNDNKIRSEAKSLAMNEFGDFEFLVALVIWYEILYRINFVSKQLQSKNMIFDVAIDDIKKLVLFFEDYRESEFNDAVNIAREFAIELNVDPVFRKKRVIRRKKEFDENQNDTSEVVSQTSEESFRVNNFLFVVDQAIDSLRTRFEQYEEFQNVFGFLFCSSKLHTLDNAALKSCCDDL; encoded by the exons ATGGCTATAGAGAATAACTATAATAAAATTGACGATGAGGATAACAACAATGATGATAATTTAGATATGAATGAGAATGATAGTGATGGGAACAATGATGGTTTTGATGTAGGAGGAGTAAAAAATGATGTCGAAAATGGTAGTCATATGAAAAATATTTTTTATATGTTTGACCCAAGAAATTGGGATTCACTTAATTTTGATATGATtaaaattttagcaaaaaaaag AAAAGCTAATCCTAAAAGTCAATTAGCTAACGATAGTCTTTCAGATTGGTCTCATATATGTGTTAGACTTAAACAATATGAAATGGGGATTGAACACATTATTAATATGACTGCTTGGTATAATTTGCGTGAACGAATTGAAAAGAGtcaaacaattgataaaaagacGAATAGTGCATTAGATAAAGAGAAAGAACATTGGAAAAAAGTGTTAGAAAGAATAATATTTGTTGTGGTGTATTTAGCAACACATAACTTGGCTTTTCGTGGTAGTAATGGGAAGTTATATCAAAAGAGCAATGAAAATTTTTTAGGATTAATTGAAATGTTAGCGAGGTTTGACCCTATAATTCAGGAGCATGTGCATCGTATAACCAATGACACTATTCATAGTCATTATCTTGGTCATAACATTCAAAATGAGTTACTTCTTCTTGTTGCATCCGCTATTAAATCTGAAATTATTAAAAGTGTGAAAGAAGCAAAATATTTTTCAGTGATACTAGATTGCACTCCCGATGTTAGTCACCAAGAGCAAATGTCATTGATTTTGAGATATGTTGATGTGTCTTCAAGCTGTGTTTGCATTAAGGAATCATTTTTAGGATTTTTGAGTGTAAATGATACAACTAGACAAGGACTTTTTGATGTTTTATTAAATGAATTAAAATCTCTTGATCTTGATGTGAATGAT TGTGTGATATGGCAAATAGTTGTGGTAAAGCTAAAGACTTTTTTTGCAGCTAA GTTTCAAATTGCAGAGGTATGTGATGCTTTGTTTCAAGTAGGAGAAACTGATAATGATAATAAAATTAGAAGTGAAGCTAAATCCTTGGCTATGAATGAATTTGGCGACTTTGAGTTTTTGGTAGCACTTGTTATTTGGTATGAAATATTGTATAGAATTAATTTTGTTAGTAAACAGTTGCAATCAAAAAATATGATTTTTGATGTGGCAATTGATGATATTAAgaagttggttttatttttcgaAGATTATAGGGAATCTGAATTTAATGACGCCGTTAATATTGCTAGGGAATTTGCAATTGAATTAAATGTTGATCCCGTATTTCGAAAGAAGCGTGTTATTCGAAGGAAAAAAGAATTTGACGAGAATCAAAATGACACATCAGAAGTAGTTTCCCAAACTAGTGAAGAATCTTTTAGAGTGAACAATTTCTTATTTGTTGTTGATCAAGCTATTGATTCACTTAGAACAAGATTTGAGCAATACGAAGAATTTCAAaatgtttttggctttttgttCTGTTCTAGTAAGTTGCACACATTAGACAATGCTGCATTAAAGTCTTGTTGTGACGATCTTTAA
- the LOC141587574 gene encoding uncharacterized protein LOC141587574, producing MKLNVDAGVKEGWGMGIGLICRGSEGEVVWGMAEHRTEEMEPRLAETWAILEEVKEARRRGHTCIIIESDCKTVIEAMKTKERGNSDFHLLLDDILYFCSNFDSVVWSFVSIKLNVVAHELAHLGSSAVGWQIWDSSLPEHVMSLVIRDINEMR from the coding sequence ATGAAGTTGAATGTCGACGCGGGGGTGAAGGAAGGTTGGGGAATGGGAATTGGGTTGATTTGTCGTGGAAGTGAAGGGGAGGTGGTGTGGGGGATGGCGGAGCATAGGACGGAGGAGATGGAGCCACGGTTGGCGGAGACGTGGGCGATCCTTGAAGAAGTTAAAGAGGCAAGGAGACGAGGTCATACGTGCATAATCATCGAGAGTGATTGTAAGACGGTGATCGAAGCGATGAAGACGAAGGAGCGAGGCAATAGCGATTTTCATTTACTTTTAGATGATATTCTTTATTTTTGTTCTAATTTCGATTCTGTTGTTTGGTCTTTTGTTAGTATAAAACTTAATGTAGTAGCTCATGAGCTCGCCCATTTAGGCTCGTCAGCTGTAGGATGGCAAATCTGGGATAGTTCGCTACCCGAACATGTTATGTCGTTGGTTATCCGTGATATTAATGAGATGAGGTAA